The following are from one region of the Odontesthes bonariensis isolate fOdoBon6 chromosome 12, fOdoBon6.hap1, whole genome shotgun sequence genome:
- the LOC142396684 gene encoding glutamate decarboxylase 1 isoform X2: MKICGFLQKNNSLEERSRIVSSFKERSAKNLLSCDNSGGDAHFRRTETDFSNLYARDLLPAKNGEESTMQFLLEIVEILTNYIRKTFDRSTKVLDFHHPHQLLEGMEGFNLELSDQPESLEQILVDCRDTLKYGVRTGHPRFFNQLSTGLDIVGLVGEWLTSTANTNMFTYEIAPVFVLMEQLTLKKMREIVGWPIGEGDGIFSPGGAISNMYSVMIARYKFFPEVKTKGMAAAPRLVLFTSEHSHYSIKKASAALGFGTENLILLKTDERGRVIPADLEAKVIEAKQKGYVPMFVNATAGTTVYGAFDPINEIADICEKYNMWLHVDGAWGGGLLMSRKHRHKLNGIERANSVTWNPHKMMGVPLQCSAVLVRERGLLQGCNSMCAGYLFQPDKQYDIAYDTGDKAIQCGRHVDIFKFWLMWKAKGTEGFEQHIDKCLDLSAYLYNKIKNREGYEMVFNGEPQHTNVCFWYIPPSLRGLPDGEERRERLHKVAPKIKAMMMESGTTMVGYQPQGNKVNFFRMVISNPAAARSDIDFLIEEIERLGNEL; the protein is encoded by the exons ATGAAGATATGTG GGTTTTTGCAGAAGAACAACAGCCTGGAGGAGAGGAGCAGGATTGTGAGTTCCTTCAAGGAGCGCTCAGCCAAAAACCTGCTGTCCTGTGATAACAGTGGCGGAGATGCGCACTTCAGGCGAACAGAGACGGACTTCTCCAACCTGTACGCCAGAG atTTGTTGCCTGCAAAAAATGGAGAGGAGTCGACCATGCAGTTCCTGCTGGAGATCGTCGAAATCCTCACCAACTACATCCGGAAGACCTTCGACAGATCCACCAAGGTCCTGGACTTCCATCACCcccaccagctgctggagggcatggagggCTTCAACCTGGAACTTTCCGACCAGCCCGAGTCTCTGGAGCAGATCCTGGTGGACTGCAGGGACACCCTGAAATATGgagtgagaacag GTCATCCCAGGTTCTTCAACCAACTGTCCACCGGATTAGACATCGTGGGGTTGGTAGGGGAGTGGCTCACCTCTACAGCCAACACTAATAT GTTCACCTATGAGATTGCTCCTGTTTTCGTGCTAATGGAGCAGCTGACACTCAAAAAGATGAGAGAGATCGTCGGCTGGCCGATTGGAGAGGGAGATGGAATCTTTTCTCCAG GAGGTGCCATTTCCAACATGTACAGTGTGATGATTGCCAGATACAAGTTTTTCCCTGAAGTCAAGACCAAAGGCATGGCAGCTGCACCCCGACTGGTCCTCTTCACCTCGGAGCAC AGTCACTATTCCATCAAGAAAGCAAGCGCAGCTCTGGGCTTTGGAACGGAGAACTTGATCCTTTTAAAAACAGATGAGAG AGGGAGAGTCATTCCTGCTGATTTGGAAGCCAAAGTAATCGAGGCCAAGCAAAAG GGGTATGTTCCGATGTTTGTGAACGCCACCGCTGGTACCACCGTCTACGGAGCCTTTGATCCCATCAACGAAATTGCAGACATCTGTGAAAAGTACAACATGTGGCTTCACGTGGAT GGTGCGTGGGGAGGAGGTTTGCTGATGTCCAGGAAACACAGGCACAAGCTGAACGGAATAGAGAG GGCCAACTCAGTCACCTGGAACCCTCACAAGATGATGGGAGTGCCGCTGCAGTGCTCTGCCGTTCTGGTCAGAGAAAGG GGGTTATTACAAGGCTGCAACTCGATGTGCGCGGGCTACCTCTTCCAGCCAGACAAACAATACGACATTGCATACGACACAGGTGACAAGGCCATTCAGTGTGGACGACatgttgacattttcaagttctGGCTCATGTGGAAAGCAAAG GGAACGGAAGGATTTGAGCAGCACATTGACAAGTGCCTGGACCTGTCAGCGTACCTGTACAATAAGATAAAAAACAGAGAGGGCTATGAGATGGTGTTCAACGGAGAG CCGCAGCACACTAATGTCTGCTTTTGGTACATTCCGCCGAGCCTGCGCGGCTTGCCTGATGGCGAGGAGAGGCGCGAGAGGCTGCACAAG GTGGCCCCAAAGATCAAGGCGATGATGATGGAGTCAGGCACTACAATGGTGGGTTACCAGCCACAAGGCAACAAAGTCAACTTCTTCCGCATGGTCATCTCCAATCCTGCTGCCGCCAGGTCAGACATCGACTTCCTGATTGAGGAGATTGAGCGATTAGGGAATGAATTGTAA
- the LOC142396684 gene encoding glutamate decarboxylase 1 isoform X1 encodes MAASAPSSSSSGGEADPNSTNLRPPGTSYDAWCGVAHGCTKKLGMKICGFLQKNNSLEERSRIVSSFKERSAKNLLSCDNSGGDAHFRRTETDFSNLYARDLLPAKNGEESTMQFLLEIVEILTNYIRKTFDRSTKVLDFHHPHQLLEGMEGFNLELSDQPESLEQILVDCRDTLKYGVRTGHPRFFNQLSTGLDIVGLVGEWLTSTANTNMFTYEIAPVFVLMEQLTLKKMREIVGWPIGEGDGIFSPGGAISNMYSVMIARYKFFPEVKTKGMAAAPRLVLFTSEHSHYSIKKASAALGFGTENLILLKTDERGRVIPADLEAKVIEAKQKGYVPMFVNATAGTTVYGAFDPINEIADICEKYNMWLHVDGAWGGGLLMSRKHRHKLNGIERANSVTWNPHKMMGVPLQCSAVLVRERGLLQGCNSMCAGYLFQPDKQYDIAYDTGDKAIQCGRHVDIFKFWLMWKAKGTEGFEQHIDKCLDLSAYLYNKIKNREGYEMVFNGEPQHTNVCFWYIPPSLRGLPDGEERRERLHKVAPKIKAMMMESGTTMVGYQPQGNKVNFFRMVISNPAAARSDIDFLIEEIERLGNEL; translated from the exons ATGGCGGCGTCtgcaccctcctcctcctcctccggcgGCGAAGCGGATCCCAACTCGACAAATTTACGGCCACCGGGCACAA GCTATGACGCGTGGTGCGGAGTTGCTCATGGATGCACTAAAAAATTGGGAATGAAGATATGTG GGTTTTTGCAGAAGAACAACAGCCTGGAGGAGAGGAGCAGGATTGTGAGTTCCTTCAAGGAGCGCTCAGCCAAAAACCTGCTGTCCTGTGATAACAGTGGCGGAGATGCGCACTTCAGGCGAACAGAGACGGACTTCTCCAACCTGTACGCCAGAG atTTGTTGCCTGCAAAAAATGGAGAGGAGTCGACCATGCAGTTCCTGCTGGAGATCGTCGAAATCCTCACCAACTACATCCGGAAGACCTTCGACAGATCCACCAAGGTCCTGGACTTCCATCACCcccaccagctgctggagggcatggagggCTTCAACCTGGAACTTTCCGACCAGCCCGAGTCTCTGGAGCAGATCCTGGTGGACTGCAGGGACACCCTGAAATATGgagtgagaacag GTCATCCCAGGTTCTTCAACCAACTGTCCACCGGATTAGACATCGTGGGGTTGGTAGGGGAGTGGCTCACCTCTACAGCCAACACTAATAT GTTCACCTATGAGATTGCTCCTGTTTTCGTGCTAATGGAGCAGCTGACACTCAAAAAGATGAGAGAGATCGTCGGCTGGCCGATTGGAGAGGGAGATGGAATCTTTTCTCCAG GAGGTGCCATTTCCAACATGTACAGTGTGATGATTGCCAGATACAAGTTTTTCCCTGAAGTCAAGACCAAAGGCATGGCAGCTGCACCCCGACTGGTCCTCTTCACCTCGGAGCAC AGTCACTATTCCATCAAGAAAGCAAGCGCAGCTCTGGGCTTTGGAACGGAGAACTTGATCCTTTTAAAAACAGATGAGAG AGGGAGAGTCATTCCTGCTGATTTGGAAGCCAAAGTAATCGAGGCCAAGCAAAAG GGGTATGTTCCGATGTTTGTGAACGCCACCGCTGGTACCACCGTCTACGGAGCCTTTGATCCCATCAACGAAATTGCAGACATCTGTGAAAAGTACAACATGTGGCTTCACGTGGAT GGTGCGTGGGGAGGAGGTTTGCTGATGTCCAGGAAACACAGGCACAAGCTGAACGGAATAGAGAG GGCCAACTCAGTCACCTGGAACCCTCACAAGATGATGGGAGTGCCGCTGCAGTGCTCTGCCGTTCTGGTCAGAGAAAGG GGGTTATTACAAGGCTGCAACTCGATGTGCGCGGGCTACCTCTTCCAGCCAGACAAACAATACGACATTGCATACGACACAGGTGACAAGGCCATTCAGTGTGGACGACatgttgacattttcaagttctGGCTCATGTGGAAAGCAAAG GGAACGGAAGGATTTGAGCAGCACATTGACAAGTGCCTGGACCTGTCAGCGTACCTGTACAATAAGATAAAAAACAGAGAGGGCTATGAGATGGTGTTCAACGGAGAG CCGCAGCACACTAATGTCTGCTTTTGGTACATTCCGCCGAGCCTGCGCGGCTTGCCTGATGGCGAGGAGAGGCGCGAGAGGCTGCACAAG GTGGCCCCAAAGATCAAGGCGATGATGATGGAGTCAGGCACTACAATGGTGGGTTACCAGCCACAAGGCAACAAAGTCAACTTCTTCCGCATGGTCATCTCCAATCCTGCTGCCGCCAGGTCAGACATCGACTTCCTGATTGAGGAGATTGAGCGATTAGGGAATGAATTGTAA
- the sp5a gene encoding transcription factor Sp5a — protein MAAVAVLRNETLQAFLQDRTPNSSPENCKHSPLALLAATCNRIGHHHGSNHTDFLQVPYDPTLGSPSRLFHPWTNEGNPQSSLATNSTFGLSSKPQLSAHIQSSFSSHHELPLTPPADPSYPYDFSPVKMLPCSMQSLQSTCPPTYVPAVSYAAPTPIPPAMPSFVTGPSGLVHQQQRQLSPNPGEDIPWWSLQQGNHVSHTSSLGPHRFQLQRGLVLGHTDFAQYQTQIAALLHTKSPLATARRCRRCRCPNCQSSTSSDEPGKKKQHICHIPGCGKVYGKTSHLKAHLRWHSGERPFVCNWLFCGKSFTRSDELQRHLRTHTGEKRFVCPDCCKRFMRSDHLAKHVKTHQNKKSKCHDKTLDHVKREDTRNML, from the exons ATGGCAGCGGTGGCTGTTCTGCGGAATGAAACACTGCAAGCTTTCCTCCAG GACCGCACTCCAAACTCCTCTCCAGAGAACTGTAAGCACTCTCCGCTGGCTCTGCTGGCGGCCACCTGCAACCGGATCGGGCATCACCACGGATCCAACCACACAGACTTCCTCCAGGTCCCCTACGATCCCACCCTGGGCTCCCCTTCGCGTTTGTTTCACCCGTGGACTAACGAGGGAAACCCTCAGAGCAGCCTGGCTACCAACTCTACTTTCGGACTATCTTCCAAGCCCCAGCTGTCTGCGCACATCCAGAGCTCCTTCAGCTCCCACCACGAACTGCCCCTCACCCCTCCGGCGGACCCCTCGTACCCCTATGACTTCTCCCCGGTGAAGATGTTACCTTGCTCCATGCAGTCTCTGCAGTCCACCTGCCCTCCCACCTACGTCCCCGCCGTCAGCTACGCAGCCCCAACTCCCATTCCGCCCGCTATGCCAAGTTTCGTCACGGGACCCTCCGGCCTTGTCCACCAGCAGCAGAGACAGTTGTCCCCAAACCCGGGCGAGGATATTCCGTGGTGGAGCCTCCAGCAGGGGAACCATGTGAGCCACACTTCCTCCCTCGGTCCCCACCGCTTCCAGCTGCAGAGGGGCTTGGTTCTGGGACATACGGACTTTGCGCAATATCAGACGCAAATCGCCGCTCTGCTGCACACCAAGTCCCCCCTCGCGACGGCGCGGCGGTGCAGGCGGTGCAGGTGTCCCAACTGCCAGTCGTCCACGTCCAGCGACGAGCCGGGGAAGAAGAAGCAGCACATCTGTCACATACCCGGCTGCGGGAAAGTTTACGGGAAAACTTCTCACCTGAAAGCGCACCTGAGGTGGCACTCTGGGGAGCGGCCGTTCGTGTGCAACTGGCTGTTCTGTGGCAAGAGTTTCACCAGGTCGGACGAGCTGCAGAGACACCTGAGGACTCACACTGGGGAGAAGCGCTTTGTTTGCCCGGACTGCTGCAAGAGGTTCATGAGGAGTGACCACTTGGCAAAACACGTCAAAACTCACCAGAACAAAAAAAGCAAGTGCCACGACAAGACACTCGATCACGTCAAAAGGGAGGACACGAGGAATATGTTGTAA